Below is a window of Cytophagaceae bacterium DNA.
GATCACAACCTAAGGTGAAGATTTTATTCAAAATAAAAAATCTGGAATTGACCGAAAAGAAATCAGGAAATAATATCGAAGGAAGGATTAATTATGAAATCGAGGCTTACAGTGTGTTACAAAACGATACCACAAGGCTGTGCAGAGCAAACAATAAAGGCCAATATTCCAGATCTTTGAGTGGGAAAAATATTGAAAATGTGCAGAATCAGGTTAAAATTGCGATAGACGGAGGCTTATCTTATGTTGTAAATTATATCAAAAATTTTGGAAGCCAATTAGAAGCATTTGCAACGGACTCTGAAGTTAAGATTTTTCCTTTTTTTTCAAAAAGTTCTGCCGATACGGTATATTATCAACAAAGAAAAGTGGGTTGGAATGATTTCCTGGGGCCAATCAGAGATAAATCAGGTTACGGAGCAGCCATTTTTACCAGTTTTGGTTATGATTCTAAAATTTTCGTAGAAAACCACAAAATAATAGTTGAGATTAGACCCAGTGTTTTCACCGACAAAAATATGTCATGGGCTAAACCTGAAATTAAAAATGACAAAGGACTCAGACATGAGCAATTGCATTTTGACATCAGCTATCTCAATTCATTGCTTTTTTTGCAAAAAATAAAATCCTTTAAGGCTGAAACCAGAGATGATCTCATTTCAATGATAAAATATGAATATCTGGAGTTTTACAGAAGTACCCACAAAATGCAGGAAAAATATGACGAAGAATCTGACCACAGTTTGAATACTTTTCAACAAAAACAATGGGAATCAAAGGTTGCCTACCAAATTAAATCCATAGATTTGAAAACTATTTTCAATCATTAAAAGGTGGACATGTTATTACAATCTGCGGTAGCGGTTTTATATTTTTTAAACAAAGTTTTATTGAGTTTAGGCAAAAAATCTGGTTGGCAAATCGGCCTTTTAGCTTCAATTTTAGCGATTTTTTATTTTTACAGCCTCGGAAGTATGCTGCTTGTAGGATTGGAAATAAGCTTTCTTTCAATTCTATTGTTTGGATTGTTTACCCATCAAAAAGAATTAAAACATCAGGAGATTTTATATGGAATCATGATTTTTGTAATGATTCTTCTCTTTTTCATTTTCAAAGAATCCTCCTGGCTTGAGTTTACAATTTCATTATTATTTATTATGGCCATATTTGGTCTGGCCCACAGATGGCTTGTTAGTGGTTGGATATTAATGCTTTGCGGTCATTTACTGATGGGTTATTTTACCTTTAACAAGGGCGAAACCATATTTGCAAGTATGCAGTTTATATCTGGATTTGTAGCATTATTTGCGATTTTCAGAATCTATACCAGTGGCTCAAAACTGTAGCCTTTCTCCGAAAAATATTCCAGATATCGCGGCAAAACATAACTTAGATTTTTCCATGCCTTCTCTGAATCATGGAAAAGAACGATTGAACCATTTTCAGTTTTCTTAATGGCATTTTTCAAACACTTTTCAGCATCAAAGTCTGAATCATAATCTCTGGTTAGTACCGACCACATTATTATTTTATGTGTTTTCAAAATTTCTTCGGCCTGCTTTTTCTTTATCCTGCCGTATGGGGGCCGGAATAAACCACTTTTCGAAAATTTTTCAATCTCCAACTGGCATTCTAAAAAATTATCAATGTATTGCTTATTCTCCGTATTCCAGCCTTTCAAATGATTGAAGGTGTGGTTGCCTGCATAGTGGCCTTCATTAATAAGCTTTTGAAAAACTTCCGGGTGCTTTTTAATGTTTTCGCCCACACAAAAAAATGTAGCCGAGGCATTGTACTTCTTAAGCTGATCCAACACAAAATCAGTGTAATAAGGCACCGGGCCATCATCAAACGTCAGATAAATGACTTTTTCATCTCTATCAACTTTCCAAAGATATTTGGGGAATATTGTATTTAGTAATTTCGAAATTGCCATATTTAATTTATGAAAGTTCGCGACTTTTCCAGGAGTATTTTTTATTAGAAAAAAATGATTTTATCCCAAAAAACACAACGTAAAACGGATAAATGAATTGAACCAGCGGAATAATAATTATTGAACTAATCTTTTTGAATTTTGTCAAAATTATTACCAAAAATATGAATTCAAAAATGGCTCTTGCAATTAACCAAAACCAAAAACCACTCATTAACAAATATATACTACCAAGGTTAAGAACAAAAACATAAATCGCCAATATTTTGGGAACCAGTGATTTATAAAAACTCCATTTACTTGCCCAGCGGATTCTTTGGTTAAAAAATTGGGTTAAATTTTTGGAATCATTTGTTAACACCAAAGATTTAATTCCTCCCGAAAACCTAATACTACCCGGATATTTTTGGGCAATTTTATGCATCAAAAATTCGTCATCACCAGAGGCCAGATGCTCGTTTCCATCGTAACCTTTTACTTCAAAAAATACCACTTTTCGATAAGCAATATTTGCACCACTACACATATTTGGGCTTCCGACAAATATTGAACTTCCACCAACACCAACCAGAGATGCAAACTCAACTATTTGAATTTTATTCCATAATTTCCTAAATAACCTCGATTTTACATCAAAAAAACTCACCGGCCCCGAAATAAACATAACTTCTTTATTATCAAATACTTTCTGATATTCTGAAAGTAGTTCATTGGGAAGTTCACAGTCACCATCGGTGCAAAAAACGAGCTCATTATGAGAGTAGTTAATGGCTTTGGTTATTGCATTTTTTTTGGGTGACTTTCCCCTTTCATCTGGGTTTAAATCTAAAATACGCCAGTTAAGTTTTGAATTTTCAAAAAATTGCAATGCTTTGCTTTTGGTATCATCATCTGACTGGTCGTCCACTAGAATCACCTCAAATTTCTCAGACCCTAAGCTTTGATTTTCCAGACTTTTTAATAACCTGGAAATGTTCTCTGATTCATTTCTAACCGGAATAATCACTGAAAACTTGCTTCCCTCCTGACTAGTTCCAACATCATTTGGCTTAACAAAAAACAGCCAAATAAATATTCCTATGAACAAGAAAATGAAATAAATTATAAATATTAGGGATATCATTGGGCTCATCTTTTGAAAAATCGGGGATTAATGATTACGAATAAAACAGGCAGAAAGATATTTAAAAACCATACTAAAAAAGTGGCCACCAAAATTGAGGTAGGATCATAATTATAATATCCAAAAAAGTTGATTCCCACCAATTCTCTAATGCTCAAATCGCCCAAAATATTTAGTCCGCCACCAACTGTTTTTAACAAAAAGATAAAATTGATGCCAATAAAAGCCAAATCGAAAGGTATTTGTAATCCAAAAGCTAAAAGAACCAGGTAGAATTGAAGAAAAAATACAAG
It encodes the following:
- a CDS encoding polysaccharide deacetylase family protein, which gives rise to MAISKLLNTIFPKYLWKVDRDEKVIYLTFDDGPVPYYTDFVLDQLKKYNASATFFCVGENIKKHPEVFQKLINEGHYAGNHTFNHLKGWNTENKQYIDNFLECQLEIEKFSKSGLFRPPYGRIKKKQAEEILKTHKIIMWSVLTRDYDSDFDAEKCLKNAIKKTENGSIVLFHDSEKAWKNLSYVLPRYLEYFSEKGYSFEPLV
- a CDS encoding glycosyltransferase, whose product is MISLIFIIYFIFLFIGIFIWLFFVKPNDVGTSQEGSKFSVIIPVRNESENISRLLKSLENQSLGSEKFEVILVDDQSDDDTKSKALQFFENSKLNWRILDLNPDERGKSPKKNAITKAINYSHNELVFCTDGDCELPNELLSEYQKVFDNKEVMFISGPVSFFDVKSRLFRKLWNKIQIVEFASLVGVGGSSIFVGSPNMCSGANIAYRKVVFFEVKGYDGNEHLASGDDEFLMHKIAQKYPGSIRFSGGIKSLVLTNDSKNLTQFFNQRIRWASKWSFYKSLVPKILAIYVFVLNLGSIYLLMSGFWFWLIARAIFEFIFLVIILTKFKKISSIIIIPLVQFIYPFYVVFFGIKSFFSNKKYSWKSRELS